The Meriones unguiculatus strain TT.TT164.6M chromosome 6, Bangor_MerUng_6.1, whole genome shotgun sequence genome has a window encoding:
- the LOC132654873 gene encoding large ribosomal subunit protein eL39-like, which produces LQRLAPPLLPSRASRLTRLLPASSLKTFRIMRLLARKQKQSRPIPRPIRMEIGNKVRYNSKRRHQRRTKLGL; this is translated from the coding sequence TTGCAGCGACtcgctcctcctctccttccctccagagCTTCGCGCCTAACTCGGCTTCTCCCCGCGTCCTCTCTCAAGACTTTCCGAATCATGCGACTCCTGGCcaggaaacaaaagcaaagtCGTCCTATTCCTCGACCGATTCGGATGGAAATTGGTAACAAAGTCAGGTACAACTCCAAGAGAAGGCACCAGAGGAGAACGAAGCTGGGTCTGTGA